The DNA window CCGCCGCCCCACATGATCGCGAAGTACGCCAGCAGCGGGATCGCGATCCGCAGCACATCCATCGGCTGCGAGGTGATCCGATCGCCCTGCAGTGCGAAGAGGATGACGATCGTGAACAACAGCCCGTAGAGCGCCCACGGCCCGATCCGAGGCAGGAACTTCTGCTCGTACCAGGTGCGCCCCTTGGCCTTCTCGCCGTAGTGGCGGGTCAGGAACCCGGCCAGCAGGGGGATGCCGAGGAAGATCAGGACCGACTTGGCGATCTGCCACGGCGAGGTGTCGATGGTTGTCTGTTCGAGGCCGAGCCAGCCCGGCAGTACCGAGAGGTAGAACCAGCCGAGCATGGCGAACATGAGCACTTGGAAGACGGAGTTGATCGCCACCAGCACCGCGGCGGCTTCGCGGTCACCGCACGCGAGGTCGTTCCAGATGATCACCATCGCGATGCAGCGGGCCAGGCCGACGATGATCAGCCCCGTCCGGTACTCCGGCAGATCGGGCAGGAAGACCCAGGCCAGGGCGAACATCAGGGCGGGCCCCAGGATCCAGTTCAGCAACAGTGATCCGAGCAGCATCCTGCGGTCGCCGGTGACGGTGTCGAGGCGGTCGTAGCGGACCTTCGCCAGCACCGGGTACATCATGATCAGCAGGCCCAGCGCGATCGGCAACGAGATGCCGTCGATCTCGACCGCGCTCAGGGTGTCCCCGAGACCCGGGATCGTCCGCCCCACCAGCAGGCCGGCGTCCATCGCCACCCCGATCCACACCGGCAGGAACCGGTCGAGGGTGGAGAGCTTGCCCGCGACAGCCGGGTGTGTACTCGTTTCGGTCACCGAGCCGCCTCCGCGATCGCGGCGTCGGGCACGCAGACAGAGCTCTCGACGACACCCGCTTCGGAGGACAGCACCGCCGACAGTTGCGCGAGCGCGGACGGGATCACCCGGTAGTACACCCACGTGCCGCGCCGCTCGCAGTCGAGCAAACCGGCCTCCCGCAGCACCTTCAGATGGTGGGAGATCGTCGGCTGGGACAGCTCGAACGCGGGCGAGATGTCGCAGACGCAGCTCTCCCGGTTCTCGTGGCTGGCGATGAGGCTCAGCATCCGCAACCGGGTCGGGTCGCTGATCGCCTTGAACATCCGAGCCAGGTCCGTGGCTCGGTCCTCACTCAGGGGTGCCCTCGCCAAGGGCGGACTGCTCAGGCCGGTGCCGGCTTCCAGCTGTATCGACATCTGTCGATATTGACATGT is part of the Rhodococcus sp. SGAir0479 genome and encodes:
- the arsB gene encoding ACR3 family arsenite efflux transporter — encoded protein: MTETSTHPAVAGKLSTLDRFLPVWIGVAMDAGLLVGRTIPGLGDTLSAVEIDGISLPIALGLLIMMYPVLAKVRYDRLDTVTGDRRMLLGSLLLNWILGPALMFALAWVFLPDLPEYRTGLIIVGLARCIAMVIIWNDLACGDREAAAVLVAINSVFQVLMFAMLGWFYLSVLPGWLGLEQTTIDTSPWQIAKSVLIFLGIPLLAGFLTRHYGEKAKGRTWYEQKFLPRIGPWALYGLLFTIVILFALQGDRITSQPMDVLRIAIPLLAYFAIMWGGGYLLGAGIGLGYERTTTLAFTAAGNNFELAIAVAIATYGATSGQALAGVVGPLIEVPVLVGLVYVSLALRARFTPPPTTARPAAVKEP
- a CDS encoding ArsR/SmtB family transcription factor; amino-acid sequence: MSIQLEAGTGLSSPPLARAPLSEDRATDLARMFKAISDPTRLRMLSLIASHENRESCVCDISPAFELSQPTISHHLKVLREAGLLDCERRGTWVYYRVIPSALAQLSAVLSSEAGVVESSVCVPDAAIAEAAR